The Papaver somniferum cultivar HN1 chromosome 6, ASM357369v1, whole genome shotgun sequence genome segment ACCCAAATTTAGTAAGAGTGTCATAAAATAAATTATAGTGATCAAATTTGTTAACTTTCTATGCTCTGAATAATTTTGTGTATTGACCACCTCAATGCAGTTGGTTATACTGCAATAACTTAAAAACGCATGTTTTTTTAGCAAATATGCTTAGTTCATCTGAACAAAAAAGTATTCTTCTTTATTATTGAGTGAAATAAAAAGTTTCTGATGATCAATTTTAAAGCAGGAAAGGACACCATTCACCAGCTATATGGTACTAGGGTTGCAATCCTAGCGGGAGATTTCATGTTTGCGCAGTCATCATGGTACCTTGCGAATCTTGAAAACATTGAAGTCATTAAGCTCATCAGTCAGGTATGCAAGGAAAAAACTGCAAGGCATGCATGTTAGTATATAAAATTTCTTCACCCTGTAAATTTAACGCAGTGAAATAAATCTCACAATTTTGGTTGGTTGTTCCAGTGTTTTTATAGAAAAGAATTCCAGTTACGCCATTAAAGAAACAACCGACCAAAAAATTGTGGGTGTTGTTAACTGATGTTTAGTGTCATGAGCAAAACCATTCTCGATATTTATTTATTCCTCTATCTGATTGTGTTTGAGAACTATTCGTAGGTAATTAAAGATTTCGCAAGTGGTGAAATAAGGCAAGCATCTAGTCTTTTTGACTGTGATGTCACTCTTGAAGAATATTTGATCAAAAGTTACTTTAAAACAGCTTCCTTAATTGCAGCGAGCACAAAAGGTGCTGCAATTTTCAGTGGAGTTGAAAGAAACATCTGTGAGCAAATGTACGAATACGGAAAAAATTTAGGTCTCTCATTCCAAGTCGTGGATGACATTTTGGATTTCACACAATCGGCAGAACAGCTAGGGAAACCTGCTGGACttgatttggctaaggggaaccttACTGCACCCGTGATTTTCGCCTTAGAAAGAGAACCAAAGCTTAGAGAGATTATAGATTCTGAATTCAGTGAAGATGGTTCTTTTAATAAAGCAGTTGAGTTAATCATAAAATGTGAAGGAATCAAGAGAGCTCAAGAACTAGCGAAAGAAAAGGCTAATTTAGCCATTCAAAACTTGCAATGCCTTCCATTAGGTGGATTCAGATCTTCACTTGAGGGGATGGTGATGTATAATTTAGAGCGAATTGATTAGATGGAAAAAGAACCAGGGAATTCAATTCAATTTATTTGCTGGTGATATGTGCTGAAGTGCTATTGCATTGGCTCGAGTACTATCAGAAAGGGTGAAGCTACACACAACATATATATATTCTTACAGACATGTAGGTATTGGGTGCCAATGAAACACTACAACATAATCTACTGTCTGTTACAACATTTTGCCGATGTTAGCGAAATggacaatacttgtaatgtatcatttCTTATTTGTAAGTTTAGTACCACTTACTGTTGAAATCACCAAGTTTTGGGAAACCTTCAGATTTATAGAACACaatggaattgattttttttttttttttgataaaaggcACAGATTAAACTGAAAGGTTTTGTACATCAGAGGTTAGTGTAGGAACTAATTATAGAGGTGGGTGTAACCACCATTCATGAACTAAACAAGGCAAACGAGCATATTTAGCTTAGAGATCTGCAAGCTTACTCCACCTACTAGGAGCATATACACACAAGGCCAGCTAGGATTAAGCGGGGTCCAGGAGCATAGTTTAGTGTTATCCCATCAACTCCGGTAAGGAGGAAGTCCCCCACTGTAAAGGTTTGTATTTAGATTAGTTGAATAGATGGGTTTTGACGGGGTTGGGTCTGGCATTGGGATCAGTCCAACTGGCAGGATTTGGGTAGGGGTCTGGGTCCGGCTTTAgcgtagcaaaaaaaaaaaatataagattAAGCGCGTTTGACTACCAAAAGCAAAAGTCAAgagcagaagtcagaagcaaaaacattttgcttTGTAAAAACTTAACTTTTTTGCTTTTAGAAATCATTCTGAAATCgtgtatccaaactaacttcTGACTTTTTTGCTTCCAGAAGTCAAAAAACAACTTCTAGATGTGTATCCAAACATCTTACATCGTTGAAGAAAAGTCGAACTTTACCATTAACGAAGATGAGAAGTTTGCTGAAGAGATAAGTAGACAACCATATTATCAGTTTCAAAGAAAAAATTATGGAGATAACTTTAATGACCCCAATTCGCACCAATCCAAAGTGCCAAAGATTCAGCCTGATGTTGACACATAGCATTAGTAACAGTAGATTGTGCTTCCAAAAAGTGGCCACCAATACGCCTTGATGCCTATCCTGCAAGAGAAGTGGAGTCAGTAAAATATGTATCAATATTTGGTTTTATAAAGCCAAGAGAGGGTGATTTCCGTTGCATATGTTGTGGATGTATTCTAGTATGTATAGAAGTATAGGGAATTCTTATAGATGGGAGATGGTTTTGAGAAGCATATATGTCTAAATCTGGTTATTAAGCGACTTAGGATTCACAACACGGCCTTGAAAGGTATCATATATCTGGTTTTCTAAGCCAGCCACATATTGTTGAGTAAATGATGAGTTGAAGAAGTATGATGAAATTGTTGCGGATTTTGTAGATGACAAAATATAACATCTACCTTACAACTGACAACTGTAAGGTCCTACAAATGGATGCAAAGATAAGCACCCGTCAAGAACGAGTCTCTAGCTCGAGCTCGACTTGTTAATTATAACACAATCACGTATGCGACTTGATGATTAATAATGTGACACGAGCAAGACATGCTCGAGGAAGAAGCGAAGATAAGACCAAGGGATGTAAGGAGTCAAGACCTGAAGAGCGAGAACTAAAAAGATTTCAGGTCgagaagtttttctttttctttttggagaaAAAAGGGGGTCAAGGAGACCCAAAACAGAACAAAAACAAAcagtaaaagagaagaaaaaaaaaactaaaattcttGAGAGTAACAAGGTTAGCATCCATCGGATACAATCATATGCCTTTCTTATGGTAGTTGCGAAGGAGTATATTGATAGGTAtcttaaacaccttgatatttatctattgtttatactttctttgcgagttttcttgtaaattttgtatcttatgtttacttttgagtgtttaggtactttggagtcataggagaaaaa includes the following:
- the LOC113287425 gene encoding probable solanesyl-diphosphate synthase 3, chloroplastic isoform X1, with translation MMSLTCQNIGRARYDMVSCGCSSSSSSSSFSKKNLINTSVNLNKGFQLHKLVSSKRDVSLFGRKVFSTKSPEALLNVVPQGPASVFESKSSDPILVSSLLEVVAEDLLTLNKNLQSIVGAENPVLMSAAEQIFGAGGKRMRPALVFLVARATAQIAELKELTSEHRRLAEIIEMIHTASLIHDDVLDDSDMRRAGKDTIHQLYGTRVAILAGDFMFAQSSWYLANLENIEVIKLISQVIKDFASGEIRQASSLFDCDVTLEEYLIKSYFKTASLIAASTKGAAIFSGVERNICEQMYEYGKNLGLSFQVVDDILDFTQSAEQLGKPAGLDLAKGNLTAPVIFALEREPKLREIIDSEFSEDGSFNKAVELIIKCEGIKRAQELAKEKANLAIQNLQCLPLGGFRSSLEGMVMYNLERID
- the LOC113287425 gene encoding probable solanesyl-diphosphate synthase 3, chloroplastic isoform X2, whose translation is MMSLTCQNIGRARYDMVSCGCSSSSSSSSFSKKNLINTSVNLNKGFQLHKLVSSKRDVSLFGRKVFSTKSPEALLNVVPQGPASVFESKSSDPILVSSLLEVVAEDLLTLNKNLQSIVGAENPVLMSAAEQIFGAGGKRMRPALVFLVARATAQIAELKELTSEHRRLAEIIEMIHTASLIHDDVLDDSDMRRGKDTIHQLYGTRVAILAGDFMFAQSSWYLANLENIEVIKLISQVIKDFASGEIRQASSLFDCDVTLEEYLIKSYFKTASLIAASTKGAAIFSGVERNICEQMYEYGKNLGLSFQVVDDILDFTQSAEQLGKPAGLDLAKGNLTAPVIFALEREPKLREIIDSEFSEDGSFNKAVELIIKCEGIKRAQELAKEKANLAIQNLQCLPLGGFRSSLEGMVMYNLERID